The genome window tagaaatcatatcaagtatcttctcagatcacagtggcataaaactggaaatcaactacaataaaaacaacccaaagaaatcaaacacttggagactaaacagcatgttattaaaccatgactgggttaccaaagacatcaaggaagaaataaaaaacatcatggcaacaaacgacaatgaaaacacaacaatccaaaatctatgggacacaatgaaagcagtcctgagagggaagttcatagctctacaagcctacttcaaaaaacaagaaacaatggtaataaattacctaacccaacaactcaaagagttagagagagagcaacaagataagcccagtgtaagcagaaggaaagaaataataaagatcagagcggagataaacgacatagagaccaaagaaacaatacaaaagatcaacaaaaccaagagctggttctttgaaaggataaacaagattgatggacctctagccaggctcaccaagaagcaaagagagaggacccaaataaacaaaatcagaaatgaaagaggtgaaataacaacagaccccgacgaaatacaaaggattgttacaaaatactacgaacaactctattccaacaaactggacaacctagaggaaatcgacatattcctagaaaaatacaaccttccaaaactcaatcaggaagattctaaacagctcaacatgccagtaactatggaagaaattgaagcagtcatcaaaaagcttccggcaaacaaaagcccggggccagatggcttcacaggagagttttatcaaactttcaaggaagaactaaaacctatcctcttcagactattccaaaaaattcaagaggaaggaacacttccaagctccttctatgaagccagcatcaccctaataccaaaaccagataaagacaactcaatgaaagagaattacaggccaatatccctcatgaacattgatgccaaaatcctcaacaaaattctagcaaatcggctccagcagtacatcagaaagatcatacaccatgaccaagtaggatttattccaggaatgcaaggatggtacaatatccgcaaatcaataaacgtgatacatcacataaacaaattgagagataaaaatcacatagtcatatcaatagatgcagaaaaagcatttgacaaaatccaacaccctttcttgataaaaactctcaacaaggtgggaatagaaggctcatacctcaacataataaaagctatttatgataaacccacagcaaacatcatactcaatgggcaaaaactaaaaccatttcccctaagaacaggaacaagacagggatgcccactctcaccacttctatttgacatagtactggaagtattagctatcgcaattaggcaagaagaagaaataagaggcatccaaattggaaaagaagaagtgaagctgtccttatttgcagatgacatgatattgtacataaaaaacccaaaagattccatcaaaaaactaatagacttaataaatgaattcggcaatgtagcgggatacaaaattaacgccaagaaatctatggcttttctatacaccaataatgaacttacagaaagagagactaaaaaagcaatcccatttaccatcgcaccaaaaaaattaagatacctaggaataaacttaactaaggaggtaaaagacctatacacagaaaactacaggacactgaaaaaagagatagaggaagacgtaaacagatggaagaacataccatgttcctggattggtagaatcaacatcattaaaatgtccatactacccaaagcaatctacagattcaatgcactccccatcaaaataccaacagcatatttcacagacctagaaagaactctccaaaaattcatctggaataaaaaaagaccccgactagcctcagcaatcctcagaaagaagaataaagtaggtgggatctcaataccagatttcaggctgtattacaaagccactgttctcaaaacagcctggtactggcacaagaacagacatattgatcaatggaacagaatagagaacccagatatcgacccaaaccactatgctcaattaatatttgacaaaggaggcatgaacatacaatggagtcaagacagtctcttcaataaatggtgttgggaaaactggacagatacatgcaaaaaaatgaaactagatcaccaacttacaccatacacaaaaataaactcaaaatggatacaggacttaaacataagacgggaaaccataaaaatactagaggaatccacaggcaacaaaatctcagacatatgccacaagaacttcttcactgacactgcccctagggcaatggaagctaaagagaaaattaacaaatgggactacatcaaaataaaaagcttttttacagcaaaagaaaccatcaacaaaacaacaagaaagcccactgcatgggaaaacatatttgcaaatgctatcactgataaaggtttaatctccaacatctacaggcagcttatgcaactcaataagaggaagataaatgatccaataaaaaaatgggcaacagacctaaacagaatattttcaaaagaagacagaaggaaggccaagagacacatgaaaacatgttcaaagtcacttattatccgagagatgcaaatcaaaacaacaatgaggtaccatctcacacctgtcagaatggctatcatcaacaaatcaacaaacaacaagtgttggcgaggatgcggagaaaaaggaaccctcgtgcactgctggtgggaatgcagactggtgcagccactgtggagaacagtatggagtttcctcaaaaaactgaaaatggaactcccatttgacccagtaatcccactcctgggaatatatccgaagaaactagaaaaaccaatcagaaaggatatatgcacccctatgttcatagcagcacaatttacaatagctaagatttggaaacagcctaggtgcccgtcagcagatgagtggatcggaaaactgtggtacatctacacaatggaatactatgctgccataaaaaagaaggaattctcatcatttgcagcaacctggatggaattggagaacattatgctaagtgaaataagccagtcaatgaaagaaaaataccacatgatctcactcatttagggatagtaaagaacattataaagtggtgaacaaaaagatagatacagagacagtaaagcatcaaacagactttcaaagtacagggggaaagtttgggaaaggtgggggagttatgaaatcaaacgaaggacttgtatgcatgcatataagcatagacaatggacgcaaaactctgggggggagggcatgtgtgggtgtggggtggggggggtaatggtaagatatgtacacatataatacctcaataaaaatatttaaaattaaaaaaaaaaaaaaaaaagaaaagaaaggggggggggcagggaaagcAGCACCTGCTTTCCTGTCCATATGCAAATACAGCGATCTATATAAAGAATTTACTTTGTTCCTTAGGGAAAGCTGGTGGCAGATGTCAGCAAGCGCCTGGGTCTGAAGCACGTGGTGTTCAGCAGCCTGGAGAATGTCAAGCGTCTGACCGGAGGGAAGTTGGCAGTTGATCACTTTGATGGAAAGGGAGAAGCGGAGGAGTATTTCTGGTCCATTGGTGTTCCCATGACCAGCATCCACTTGGCAGCTTACTTTGAAAACTTCCTCACTTTATGGAAGCCCAAGAAAGCCTCTGATGGAGATTACTACACCTTGGGTAAGTGGAATTTGTAGTGAAAGTTGACCAGACACCTGCTGTCCCCCGTTCCTCCTCCTTTGTCCCCTTCCTACCTCTTTTCAGTGGACATATATCagttgagtgcctactatgtgcttaCCTCTGTGTGAAGTGCTGAGAGGGATACAGTATTGTTTTAAACTTCACAGAGAACTGGTTCTTGGACTGGAAACACAAAGGACTTTACTTCCAGTCTGAACAATCGGATGCTCTTTATACAAATGGTTAGCTATGCGACCtcaagccttagtttcctcaagTCTAATGGAAAAGTTGGACACGATGACTTCTTTTTGTtatcacttgaggatatttttccattgatttttagagagagtggaagggagaaggagacacacagagagaaacatcaatgtgagagagacatatggattggttgcctcctgcatgcaccctgaccagggctggggatcaagcctgcaacagaggtatgtgtccttgacctgaatcaaacccaggactcttcagtccgtgggccactgctctatccactgagtcaaagtGGATAGTATAAGGTGACTTCTAAGGTTCCTTCTAGCTCATCCATCTGACCTATGGTAGCAATCGGGAAAACATGCTCCTCTTGACCTGAGTCCCGTGGTCAGAATCCCTAGAGGGGCCCTGACTCTCCAGAGAAAGAGTCTGATTCTGAAGGTCTGGGCTGGTGCCAGGAGTGCTATAGTTTTAACAAGGATTCCTAATAATTCCAATGCTTCCAGTCCACTGGCTGGACTTCCTCTGCCCTTTGGAGAAATTTTCTTTGTCCACAGTCCAAGGTGGCTCTGTGGAGTGGAGGAACTATGGGAGTATCAATGGCAGCAATTCAGTCTTTTTTCCTTGGCACATAATTAAGACTTATCAGAGGCATAACTAATGACAGTCAAAGTCAACCTGGAGCACCTGACATACAACAGATGACTTGGGTCATAGTTCAACAAGTGACCTCCTTTCTTCCTATGCCTTTACCAGGTTACAGAAGCCAGCTCAGTGATATTTCCCAGATCCTGATTTAGGGCATTGTAATCTATTGGTTAGATTGGCCTGTAGGAAGAGGTGATGCCTTCAACTTCTTTTGGTACCCAGTCCCATCTGGGGCTCCAAAGTCTATATAACCCCATCTTTGGTATTCCTCAGACTCAGATATCATTCCCCACTATAGGAATAGCTAATACCGACTAACCACTTAGTAGGGGCCTGGCACTGCACTATTTaccttcatttcacagatgaggaaactcaagTAATATAGATTAAATAACTTTCCAAAGATCACTAATAAGGCAGACCAGGGCATGGACCCTGGAAGTCTTACTCCAGAGCCATAGTCTTTACCACTGTCCCATAGTTGCTTTGAATCTCATCTCAAGACCTTCAACTCTCAAACAAGTCAGATGAGACTTAGCAAAGAGTGCCTCAAAAAGCTTAAACTGCTttacaaatagaaaatacaatTAGAATTTAATCTGAGCAGGCAATGTGCCCACCAAGAAATTGTGATAGGAAGCTAATTTTGCTACAAAAGATTAAATGTGATATTTAATCCCTGGCTGCTAATCCTGAGGTCACTTTTACACTGGATTGAAATTCAGAGACCTTGATTCTTGTCCGGGCCTGTTGTTTCCTAGCTGTGAAGCAGCAGGCAAGTCAATAGGCTtagttttttcattaaaaataaaatcttaattattgaaagtattacatatgtcccccttgttctcccattgacctcttctagcccaccctcaccctccGCCCCAGGCCTCCAACAaccctgttgtttgtgtccatgggttatgcatatatgcatacaagttctttggttaatctctccccacccaacctcccccacctccaccttccctctgaaattccacagtctgtttcatgcttctatgtctctggatctattttgttcatcggtttattttgttcattatattgcacatatgagtgagatcatgtgatatttgtttttctctgactggcttattttgcttagcatgatattctccaggtccctccatgctgtctcaaagagtaagagatccttatttttcactgctgtatagtattccatggtataaatgtaccacagcttttatatccactcatctactgatgtgcacttaggctgtttccagatcttagctattgtaaattgtgctgctatgaacataggggtgcatacattctttctgattggtgtttccagtttttagtatatattcttagagtgggatcactgggccaaatagcagttccatatttaatttttagaggaaactccatactgttttccataaaggctgcaccagtctgtactccctccagcagtgtactagggttcccttttctctacatcctcaccaacatttgtcatttgttgatttgttgatgttagcattctgacaggtgtgaggtgatacctcattgttgttttaatttgcttctctctgatgatcagtgacgctgagcattttttcatatgtatcttggccatctgtatgtacactttggagaaatgtctattttggtcctttgcccattttcaaatttgattgtcttccttttgataagttgtatgagttcgttatatattttggatattaaccctttatcatatgtatcattaccaaatatgttttcccatacagtgggccccttttcattttgttgatggtatcttttgctgtgcagaagctttttatgttgatatagtcccatttgtttattttctccttagtttcctttgtcctaggagatgtaccCATAAGCATACTGCTAtggatctctcccttaaagttctccagaagttttttgtttttttaaaatatatatatatttaggtgttcctatattgggtgcatatatgtttaccagggttatatcttcttgttggattgatccctttagtattatgtagtgacctttattgtttcttgtgatggccttcattttgaagtctattttatcaggtatgagtattgctaccccagcttttttttcattttcatttgcatggaaaatttttttccattccttcactttcatcctgtgtgagccttttgttctgaggtgggtctcttatagacagcatatatttggttcatgttttcatatccattcagaatttcttaatttaaaaaattagagttctggagaaaccaagatggcagcataggtaaacacctaaactgctgcctcacacaacaatttcaaaaccacaactaaaagacaaaatggtcatcatccagaaccacaggaaggctggctgaatggaaattctacaactagaaggaaagagagaagcacactgagactcagaggaactgcaggaggcagaggtaccgaggtgtggagagggctggcaactgagtacatggctggctttctcaagtgggagggagacaaaagttcccgactgctctgaacttcagtttcaggcgagactctggggacccagactcatttggggataaactggactgtctggcagcgggcagaactcaagggcggctttctctcagaggtgcttgcagcaattacagcgggacactgagacccaggggcctcttagggcagggctgacgggaaaccattgctgtctgctccaccctgagactctaccccatccaagctgagcacagaggcttttgcaagtcttgtctcataagggtgtctccagcacagaagttctctcaagtgtagacatagctgatcctcacagccaattggcctggaggtcaattcctcccagtgataccaacaacaataaaggcttaactacaacaagactgtgcacacagcccacaaaggggtgcaccaagagtgtccacctcaggtaactggggaggctgagctactgagCCTTATAGGGTAcccagcacacaaagccactctaccaactgagggaagcagccaaaatgcagagacaaagaaacatatcacaaatgaaagaaatggaggaaagcaagagactggatatagagttcaaatccacggttataaggtttttcaagaatttcctagaaaaggccaataaatttagcgagacctttgaggatatgaaaaaggaccacctagaaattaagcatacaatgactgaaataaaaaataatatacagagacccaacagcagacaagaggatcgcaagaatcaagtcaaagatttgaaatacaaagaagcaaaaaacactcaaccagaaaagcaaaaagaaaaaataatccaaaaatatgaagatagtgtaagaagcctctgtgacaacttcaagcgtaccaacatcagaataatgggggtgccagaagaagagagagagcaagatactaaaaacctatttgaagaaataatgacagaaaacttcccccacctggtgaaagaaatagacttacaagtccaggaagcacacagaaccccaaacaaaaggaatccaaagaggaccacaccaagacacatcataattaaaatgccaagggcaaaagacaaagagagaatattaaaagcagcaagagaaaaacagttacctacaagggaacactcatacaactgtcagctgattactcgtcagaaactatgcaggccagacgagagtggcaagaaatactcaaagtgatgaacagcaagaacctacaaccaagattactctacctagcaaagctatcattcagaattgaaggacagataaagagcttcacaggtaagagaaagctaaaggagttcatcaccaccaaaccagtattatatgaaatgctgaaaggtattctttaagaagaggaagaagaagaaaaaggtaaagataaaaattatgaacaacaaatacatgtctatcaacaagtgaatctaaaaatcaagtgaattaaaaatctgatgaacagaataaactggtgaacataatagaatcaggggcatagaaagggagtgcactgacaactctcgggtgtgggtgtggggggtgcgggaagagactggacaaaaatcgtacacctatggatgaggacagtggcaggggtaagggagagggtggggtgggaaccaggtggaggggagctatggggggaaaatgaggaacaattgtaataatctgaacaataaagatttataaaaaaaatgaagtgtaaataaaaattagagttcTGAGGCTAGATCATATCTATTTTGGGTTCAAGCCTCAGGATTCTAGGATTCTGGGGACCTATGAGAGGCTGTGTCACACTGTAGGAAGGGCACGGGCTTTGGAGTGACACATGAGGGTTTGAGCCCACTTCTGCTGCTTGCTAGCTGAGTACCTGATATTCCTAtgtttcaagattgttttgaagattaaaccaACCAATATATTGggctcattcattctttcatccattcattaaatatttgaggGCTTATTACTATGTTCTAGTCTCTTACTGGGGAATCAGTAATAAACAGTTGAAAACAAAGTCTGACCTCATGGAGCTCTTATTTGGGTGGAGGAGATAGATAATAAACATAATAGATAAGTAAAGTATATTGTACTAGTATGTTACGAGGTAAGTACTATATAAAAATAGGGCAGGGTAAGTTAGATGTGGAGTGCCAGCAGTAAGGAGGTGGCATGTGAAACTTAAACAAGAGGATCAGTGGGCCTCTTTGAGAAGGTGATGTCTGAGCACCTTCTGATGGAGCTAGGTGGTGGTGGTCTTTGTGAATATTCAGGAAAGAACATTTTGGGAAGAGGGAACAGCTAGTGTGGTTGGAACAGAGCAAGTAAGGGAGAATAGTAGAAGGTGAGGCCAGAGTTAACAGAGGTCTGATCCTATAAAACATTGACTTGTCTTTTGAGGGACAGAGAGCCATTGAGGGTATGGGCAGACATGATCTGAGTTGATGTTAGTTTTTCAGGTTGACAAAGAGACCATGGAAAGGCAAGAGTGGAAACAAGTAGACTAACTTTGCAATAATCTAAGTCAAAGATGATGGTCCAAGGTGGCTTTGACCATGGTGGTAGCAGTGAAGTTGGTAAGAAGTGGTCAGATTCTAGACATGCTATGTCTagggttaaaaagaaagaaagaaaaggatgtgGGGTTTGAGAGAAGTGTCAAGCTGACTCTAAGATTTTTGACTTGAGAAACTGGAATGATAGACTTGAAATGGGATAGGAGGAGCAAGttgttgcggggagggggggcggggggcgctatAGGAATTCATTTTGAAGCATATTGACATGTTTATTAAACAATCAAGTAAGGATGTTGAGTAGGAAGTTGGGCAATAGAGCCTGGAATTCAGCAGAGAAATCTGGATTATAGATATAACTAATTATACTTTGAACAAAGCAGATGCTTAGTAAatggtgactttaaaaaaaatcaatatccagGCATTATGATATTTTCTCAAACTAAACCTTGTAACGAATTGTGCATAGATTGTGACTACTAGGTGTTACTTTGCTTTCTTACCTTTTGTTCAGTGGTTGATTAATTCAAGTTGGTAAGACTTACCAAGGATGTGTTATAAttacttatttctctctctctctctctctctctctctctctctctctctctcttctctctctctcttttactagCACTGCCTATGGGGGACATTCCCTTGGATGGCATCTCTGTTGCTGATATTGGAGCAGTCGTCTCTAGAATTTTTGATTCTCCAGAAGAGTTCTTAGGCAAGGCTGTGGGCCTCAGTGCAGAAGCGCTAACAGTACAGCAATATGCTGATGTTTTGTCCAAGATTTTGGGGAAAGATATCCGAGATGCAAAGGTGAGTTCTTAGAAGATATAAATGTGATCATAAGAGTCCACCTTAGGTCACACCCCACTGACTTAGACATTCTGGTAGACGCTCAATGAATTTAGGCAAGGGTTCAGCTTAGGCTGTCAGAAGAAATTGAAGAGGATTTCAGTTCCACAAATCTATCTTGTATTTGTGCATCTGAATCTCACCCTTATGGCTTTATTTCTTTAGCTTAAGGTTAATCAGCTTGTTAGAGTAAATTTACTTTTGTGTGGCAAGAACTTAGAATCTGAAGACTGAGGTACAACTTTTTCATATTCACTACCCAACTCTTCTCTCATAAGCACTCTTTGCTGATCATTCCAG of Eptesicus fuscus isolate TK198812 chromosome 3, DD_ASM_mEF_20220401, whole genome shotgun sequence contains these proteins:
- the LOC103300681 gene encoding nmrA-like family domain-containing protein 1, whose protein sequence is MAGKLVADVSKRLGLKHVVFSSLENVKRLTGGKLAVDHFDGKGEAEEYFWSIGVPMTSIHLAAYFENFLTLWKPKKASDGDYYTLALPMGDIPLDGISVADIGAVVSRIFDSPEEFLGKAVGLSAEALTVQQYADVLSKILGKDIRDAKISLEAYEKLGFPGAEEMANMFRFYQMKPDRDVKLTHRLNPEVKSFSQFVSENKEALMGI